The following nucleotide sequence is from Aedes aegypti strain LVP_AGWG chromosome 3, AaegL5.0 Primary Assembly, whole genome shotgun sequence.
gtgaatgaaccctaaacatggatacaaaaaaaaatcagcgaaAGTCCTGCAACCAGTAAACTGCGCTGAACTCCCCAAGCCCccaaattgtaatgttttgtaTAGCGGTAAAAACATGGACGATTATTACATCAAATAACcagttttttaaataaaaaatactgaGTCTTCAGCTAATTTGCGAAAATACATCATTACATTGTTATAAATAATATCTTGCTTAATCTGGgttaacgccctaaaagcctctaaaagccattggtaaccacgggTGTAGCTTGATGTTTCTGAACAAATGAATGATTaggcatccaaaccaacaccactggcaggtagaGAATGAACCTTTCTTCACCATTGCATTGTTGAagaacgtgtaaatccattcaaatctcgcataacttcccggtcaaccagtcagtgattttcgatagcgatggatatagattcgttttgaaccgttagcgatcgccatcgttggtcaaagatctataaagaattatgaagactggttggtcgggttatgatctcgccctaaaagccattggtaaccacgtgtgtagctctgtatttctgagcatttgaatggatttacacattaTTTAACAATCATTCTAGATGCCAAACGGAGCTACGTGTGaagaagtgaagaaatacgattttacccaagtaaccacaagcattacaACATTGCATTAATTCGACCGAAagccaacattttttgcattactAGTGTGTCATTGCCCTTATTCGATAAATGTCAAGCAATAATACTATTATTCGACATCATGAATGCTCTGGAGCATTACTTTAATTCAACAATATCCTTTGCTCTTAAGGTGAATATATAGTTATTACATGATGCAAGATTGCTTTTTTTATCTTGCGCTATTGTCATCGATAACGCAAGTTCTTTCTGGGCTGGAAAAACGATATTTTGTGCTCCATGGTACGACTCCTTCTCTTGTTACAAATCCCAAATTGATGtctattttttaatttgtaatGTTTTTGATCTGCATGAGATTGCCTTGAAAGACGCAATGGGGGAtttttatgagaaaaaaaaggcTATTTAAAATCTACGTCGACAAAGTACCGATAATTAGAGCATCtaaaagaaggaagaaaaaGAGCTCGACCGACCATCTACTTGCCCATTCAAAAGCTTATAATGCGACGTTTGTTTGCTATTTGCATTGATTGGCTTATCTGTAATGCTTTCCGCACGAATTATCAACTTATTCGGTGCACCGAGGAAATCATTATTGATCGATTCTCTGGTAAATTTGAATGTTAAATAAATATGTCGAATCTATTCATGGAGTAACGGAAgcacaacacaaaaaaaacagtGATGTCCTACTCAATGCTTCGTTTAAGTGGTGCTTCTGTTTGCCGATATCACAACAGCGCCTATAGCAAACAGCACCAACGCGTCCGGGATCCAGCGCAGCATCTCCTCATTGCAGGTTCGAGTCCAGAtccagatgaaaaaaaaaatagatccaATAGAACAAACCATTGAAGTCATTCAATGGGcacacttttttgtttatttttggcaCAAGCCCCAAATGCACATGACTTAAAGCAAGTGTAAAGCATAAACCCTAAGTATACAAACCCAAACGCTATTCAAGGGCTTATGCATCAAAACAACAATATCGGTGCAAACAATCATGCTACTTTAATTTGGTAATAGTGGGGCCCTTTTCAACTTTAATTCTGCTTCAATGCGCTCTATAAGGTTATATTACTTTAAAGCATAATTTGATAGTATACTATAGAGCAAAAATAAAGTAAgcatatatagcttcgtggttacttgggtatagcTTGGGATGGaaaacaaagttttctgtacacgcaaacaaattttgttgtataatctatcgaatccatggtagaattaagaactgcaccaacgatttccAACCGACTACagaaatctgttaagtttactataatctggtgaaaatcactgagcagtgtagtaaatttgactatgtccatagaagcatccactacaaagcattgtgtTTCagtccgtgacacccaccgtacaacacagtgtggtcaaaagtatgatactaaacttctcaaatctagaatgtttctagtcaaaaatactacaactctggttaaatcaatagaagaaattttcttgtgtagtgatgttgactatgttttggtagagttaacagattaatgtagtcggttgaaaatcgttggtgcagttcttaattttaccatggattcagtagtttctacaataaaattcatttcagtgtatgtgtgataatgagaaaatgtatgagtttagtgaaagaaagagtggatgagtaaaatagagagtttataagatgtaataaattcctatatcgactctttcagctgcaggcttgacagaaactgatctgcgaattcaaggttgtTATGCGGAGTAAAtgtttaactcaaaattcactaCACAAATCTTCATATAATtcgacatttctttggacttagTTTGCAAAATCAgatttgatacatcgcaaactAAGTTTTAGAAACGCCAATGAAATGTCAGACAGGtcagaaccgccaatataatggccacttcctctggggaacagtgtatccaaaacaacctggcatgttatcaagtcatccatGAACGTTTGAATAACCCTaatttagccttgatttgggaatttatgaagttttatgttgccagctaggtttcagaaccgacagtttagtggccatttcccccagggtacggagaattcggaacaatccgacaAGTCATTAAAGTACATTTGAAGCACCCTctgacttgatttgcaaattcatgaaaattgatatatCACAAGTCAGGTTTCAAATtcaccaatataatggccaTTTCCACCACCCgcataaacaaaaactatatCAGTACAGTTTCCCGAAAGGTCCACAACCATTTGCAACAATATCTGAATGATTTTGGttacaatgaaaaataacaGTATATCCACCATACCCGAAACGTTTTTAACAATTCGACGAACGGTAAATAGGAAAatcacaatgtggggaataggcggttaagttatgtaaccatttgaaaacgtcgattttctcgaacaaaatttctcatcaacagttttccaaatggtAGATATACTGTCcatttttcgacaaaatcaatGTAAGCCAAACAGTGTTGATACATTTGAACCATATGTTTCTCAGGGAAATAAATAACGTGTGCATAATTATTGGATTACGGTTCtttattgtatttttaccctATCCTATTCTGTTATGTAATATAATGTCTGGAGCAAGCACTAGGATGATTTCTGAGGctttttctcaaagaatttgagaagaaattttcgaagaatcAGATGAATAGTTATATAAATAACCTCTTAATTTTGCACTTTTTAAAGATTCGAATTAAAATAGAAAACTAgacccgctaccagccctgcgatgATTCAATTGCAGTTAAATATCACCTCAAGGATATTCTTTCATTCTTTCTGAAACTCACGGAATATCGTCTTCCAATGCATCCATGTATTGATTGATTCCGTTAAAAGATAGTATCTAGCAACCGGAAGCAGCGCTGCAATCACTCGCAATCTTCCACTTGTCGCCCTGGGCTGTAACCGTGAATGTCTTCTGGAAATGTTTGGTAGAATTGTCCTGGAAGATGACCGTTCCCGAAACCTTGATGATGAACGTCAGCTGCGAGGGCACAACGTCGCCAATGATCGGTTGAGCGACCAGGGTGTTCATAATGTGTTCGAAGCGGGGCAGTTCCTGGAAGTACTTCTGGATATTGTTCTTCCCGTTGGCATCATTTCCGTTCCACACCAGCAAACCGTTGTCCATGTAGAGCCGGGTCATCTGATGCCGCTTCTTGGCTACTTTTTCGTTGTACGATTTGGTGAATTCCTCCTCCATCCGGCaagcaaaatcgatttttaatgCGCAGTTCCTACGGGGATTGGGTTTGAACCAAACATCCAACAGATTGGCGAAAGATATGTACTTACTGGGTCGATCGCAGTTGtcatttttttatgtggatTGCTGTTTTGTAAACTTAATTTAAACTCGACTTTTATAAATTAATTGCAAGCCTTGAACAGTTTTAATATTAGAATAAGAAGTAAACAATACAGCTTGACAGTTTTCCTTCGACGGCAATCCGAtggcgattttttttctgcactcaACGCTAGATTAAATGTCGCCTACAAATACCAACAAAATGTAACTATTTGCCGAACTGTTAAAATGTAGTTCAATATTGTCAAATGCAAATGTGTGAGTGTGTAgcacaaatttaaacaaaaacaatttgccGAATGGTGGCGGTATATTTCCACCATATCTTGCTTGAATCCATTCccatataatttaacaatatcaGAGCAGTATCATATATTGTTACTGATAGGTATGGGTTAATCTTACTGTTTGAAATGGTGAACAGCTTTGAAGTCCATATGGTTATACATAAAAGCAACTATTTCTGATACATTTACAGTAACCGTTACAAGATGTTTATTGTTCTTAAAGTAAGACAAACTGTATTTTGCTATGCGggcagtgaaccggtattcgtaacaacccagcatgtggccaagcCATCCAAAAACGGTCGAACTATTTTTGATTAGaattggtttgctaaatcatgaagttgatttgtcgcaagccatggactcgaaattaaagcaatagggtcctaaagccctgtcacaattttagtgccatacgcttaagtttaggccagacatcatgtatacgcgcttcatatctagagcttgagatcagcttgccatgagcgcacaaaaataatcgcgcgcttgagcacgtgctatggtgagacacattttttagatctcatgtagcattgtactagctcaaacgatcacatctgcactggctcatgcgccgtctcatgagcaaacctcaatgtgacagtgcatttgagcCTCGCAGGCGAAGGTTTCAGAAGCAAGGAATAGGGATTAAAGTATGAATTAAAATGTCCGTAGGCAGTTTGAAAAGACTGACGTGGTTCAACGCGGTTGACATTATggcatttcaattaaaaaacttGTGCTGGCCACCGAAGGAGCATAGGTATAGACTGAAGTCGTATGCTTCCATGCGgttattgtactaggcaaacataactgcataaaagtacttggcttaaactcaaattttgggtatattttgttttccgtgtcccttccgaaatgtcagataggaacaaccccagcgttaaaactaaaagccctgtggtgtttttgtcgactaagcgaacgtcaaacatgatcaaaagtgtcaagattcatttatggacccttttttttaattgaagtttaaatgtgatataaccgttatttgagcgggaaaaattactaaagtagttgaagtaacatgctctttcgtgttattagataaaaacaagatttcattaaacattttaggaccctattactgattcttcaagtgggattacttCAGTACTCtccgtgatgaatccaaaattacggtaaagttctaatcgatgaccgtggttccaaaaactagaagaattttgtgatcgaccctgaaaattcaactgaaaatcattgaaaaacgaatgggaaattatattttgatattgaaaatttcaatcaaatttgacgtcaggctcgcatgaatacaaacacataaaacatgttgtgttccacatgggatgtaaagcaaacgtaagaaaatgttcaaaacgattttctcaaacaccactgcctactgaatattttgttcgagatcagcgcagcgaattgtgtagtgtgacagttatgcgtagaaatacagtagtgggacagttatgcgtggaaattcaacaatgggacaattttgatagaattaggCGACGGTCTCCCTCACCTACATTATACTGACACGCATTTTTCCGTGCGCCTCTCTAACGTGTGCCTCTTTAGTGCGCACCTCTTTGAACTAACatctttattattgtttaccgTTATTTTGATTAGAATAAAAGTTGTAACTGAGACCGCGTGTGTATTTTAATTCTCCGGTAGTTATTCCGAGATTGTCTGCTATTTTCCGCTAACTGCGTGTGTTCCGTTGCGTGAAAGTGTTCCCCCAGTCCCACAGGTTATTGGCCCAGTGGATGTTGCGCGGAAATAGTGATTTCGGTTCGGTAAAAACGTGAAAAAAATTTTCGGTCGGTGCGGCGAAGTTTTTTTCTGCTGAACGTGTTGCTGCATGTTCGTTTGTGCATACC
It contains:
- the LOC5574107 gene encoding NTF2-related export protein, translated to MEEEFTKSYNEKVAKKRHQMTRLYMDNGLLVWNGNDANGKNNIQKYFQELPRFEHIMNTLVAQPIIGDVVPSQLTFIIKVSGTVIFQDNSTKHFQKTFTVTAQGDKWKIASDCSAASGC